The following proteins are co-located in the Candidatus Zixiibacteriota bacterium genome:
- a CDS encoding DUF202 domain-containing protein, which translates to MSALFRRNGFDEDVYAKVDNERMELRDYLATDRTKLANQSTFLAYIRAALTLFVAGVTFVKFFDSPVIETIGWVFVPVGLATFVIGFLRYNRLRIALDKIRPPRRDK; encoded by the coding sequence ATGAGCGCCTTGTTCCGCCGCAATGGGTTTGACGAAGACGTCTACGCCAAAGTCGACAACGAGCGCATGGAATTGCGCGACTACCTGGCCACCGACCGCACCAAACTGGCCAACCAAAGCACTTTTCTGGCCTATATCCGGGCCGCGCTGACCCTCTTTGTAGCCGGGGTGACATTCGTGAAGTTTTTTGACTCGCCGGTTATTGAGACTATCGGCTGGGTTTTCGTACCGGTAGGGCTGGCCACGTTTGTAATCGGGTTCTTACGCTACAACCGGCTGAGGATAGCTCTCGACAAGATCAGGCCTCCCCGCCGAGACAAATAG